Within Candidatus Hydrogenedentota bacterium, the genomic segment CAGGGCCAGGCGGTACCAGGCGAAGGGGATGAAACTGCGCCGCCGGATGTAGTTCATGAAGGCGGCGATGACGGCGTAGGCGGTGGCGAAGGAGACGGCGGACCCGACGGCCAGGAGCAGCCACTCCTGCGCGGAGAAGTCCAGGCCGTTTTTCAGCACCTTCAACGCGGTGGCGCCGAGCATGGTGGGGACGGCCAGGAAAAAGGAGAACTCGGCGGCGGCGGCGCGGCCCGCGCCGAGGGCCACCGCGCCGATGATGGTGGCGGCGGAGCGCGAGGTGCCGGGGACCATGGCAAGGCACTGGAAAAAGCCCACCAGCACGGCGGTTTTGAAGCCGATGTCAAGCACGCTTTGGTATTTTACGGCGGGCGGGCGGCGCTCAAGAAGGAGCAGGACCAGCCCGCCGGTGATCAGGGCGACGGCCACGGTGAGCGGGTTGAAGAGCCTCGCCTCGATGAAGTCGTCCAGCAGGAAACCCAGCACGGCCGCGGGCAGGAACGCCGCCGCGACACGGCACCATAGGCCGAGCACCGCGCGGGTGTCCGTGTCCCCGCCGAAAGGCCAGAGCTGTTTCCAGAAATAGAGCACCACGGCCATGATGGCGGGCAGTTGGATGATGACCATGAACGCCTCGGCGAAGCCCTCGCGCCCGCCCAGGGACAGCAGGTCCTCCAGCAGAATCATGTGGCCCGTGCTGCTGATGGGGAGAAACTCGGTGATTCCCTCCACCAGCCCCAGCAGGACGGCTTTCACATACAGCACGCGCTATCCTTTCCGTAACTGTCCGGCAGTTTTTTAGGCAGACACACACCCTTGAATCACGGTCATTTCCGTGAAAAGGGCCTTCCAAAAACCCATCGTTCCAAAAGTACCTTTATTTTGTCACCACAAGCCCAACCCACCACCGTCATTCCCGCGAACGGGGCCTTCAAAAAACCTCGTCCCAGAGTAAAAGTCACACCCCTTAATAATAAACCCAACCCACCGCCGTCATTCCCGCGAAAGCGGGAATCCAGTGCTGCCAAGGGTTTAGGCCGATCCTGCCTCTCTGGATTCCCGTTTTCACGGGAATGACGGGGGGCGGTTTCGTGTCTTTTTCCCGGTTCAGACCTTTTTGGACGGCCTCTCTCACGGGAATGAGGGCCGCCGTTTTGTGTGCGATCATTAAACCATTTGACACCTGCCAGCCAATCATTCCTGAAGTTCAAACAGCCGCCTGGGCTTGGGCTCCTCGACACTGAAGCGCCGTGTGTCCAGCACGGGGGGGTACAGCACCCGGACCGGTTCGGACCGTTCCCCGGCCACCCATGCGGCCAGGTCCGTGATGCCCTGCGCGGCGGCCTCGCGCACCGGCAGCCACACATGGGCCGCCGCCTCGGTGAGCACCGCGGCGTTGTTGACATAGGTCCACGCCACCAGGTCAAAATCAAGCCCCGGCACCCGGCAGGCGCGGCGCGCGCCCTCGCGCAGGCTGGCACCGTCCTCGGTGCCGCTGGAGTCTATGAGCGCGGTGACCGTGCGGTCCGCCAGCAGCCGGTGGGCGGCGGCGGTGATGTTGTGCGACTCGAAGTTCACGGGAATGACCAGCGCCGGGTCATAGCCGGCCCCGGCCTCCTCCAGGGCGCGCCGGTAACCCCTGCGCCGCTCGAGGCCCGGCTGGAAGCCGGAGAAGGCCTTGATCAGGGCGATGCGCCGGTGG encodes:
- a CDS encoding undecaprenyl-diphosphate phosphatase — translated: MLYVKAVLLGLVEGITEFLPISSTGHMILLEDLLSLGGREGFAEAFMVIIQLPAIMAVVLYFWKQLWPFGGDTDTRAVLGLWCRVAAAFLPAAVLGFLLDDFIEARLFNPLTVAVALITGGLVLLLLERRPPAVKYQSVLDIGFKTAVLVGFFQCLAMVPGTSRSAATIIGAVALGAGRAAAAEFSFFLAVPTMLGATALKVLKNGLDFSAQEWLLLAVGSAVSFATAYAVIAAFMNYIRRRSFIPFAWYRLALGAVVLAWMLLRA